Part of the Ziziphus jujuba cultivar Dongzao chromosome 8, ASM3175591v1 genome is shown below.
gctatattcggaacatccccaaacgcttctttaaagctctcaaaaaaccacgtgtaagcaGCATCTgtctccccagggcctattccataagcaagtggataaatttgattgttcccatccaaacatgatgcaatatataacaaacctctatatctattcttcagtgtagttccatcgacagctacgactctccgcatatgctgaaaccctctaatgctagctccaagtgccatgaaaaaatataaaaatctgttttgatcgtcagtttcaattcgagtaaatatgcccggatttttgctcttcaaaacgtgactccataaaggaagttttgcatatgaatcttttggcgtgccccacaaacctgatagtgcaacttccttagcggcacatgctttgttgtagcttatgtttactccgtaattagagcgaatgtcatgcacaatatctcgaggtttgtattgccttgaaatcccatcaaatgttggctggatgatgtctccgataactgaacttgttgcttgacgatgatccattttcatgatatttaaagagcaaatatgctcatccttgaaggccctaatcatgaaggcctctgtattatcaccatgtagtttggtagcatGCATTCGCCACATgccctggaaccctagacaagccctgatcccagggaaataccaccgaaccttccaacggaaaattcgacagcacctcccctaagggtaggacttaccaaaaattacctgcactgagaacacacttctataaacatccccttattcctcccacaatactacaaattgattccacaaatttcagcactccaaaataaataatagtaatccagtgcataataaatacataagtgtccaatacagtatacagagcttcatgaagtactactaagtatagaatacaacatggatgaaagaaatattacaatttcaataaatgaagaacagggtacttctcgaactaagacagagatgaagatcaagtccgctccagatgaataccgacaaacctggtacctagaggaatggaatttaaaaatatgagatgctaatcatctcagtgagtgaccctatctactatacaatataataccacggtaataaagtagataaataataattaattggaaataataatttctctcaaaacccttacaattctctcagttggaaaagttccccttttaaaaccttttcacaaaaccctttgttcgtattccccgaaaaccaagacatcaaataaatatcagaaacagtaataattatatttttaattccaatacagttcaaaatatttattttaaaatctcagttcttaaaatcacttgatgcacccactatataccagtggcgccaacagtacccagcgtcccaaggtaccgccagacaggaggttatagaaagaaatcggcatacggtcgcgtggcatcccactgcgctgctgctaactggtgtcccggccatggaggggcggcctaccctcatccgatggcaaccacaggacaacctcataaaatcacctgcgcgctactcaaacccacctgcgcgctaatcacatccatgtgcacactaaccatatcacatataaacagaacaccagtacgtgcacggtgcatctaaaaatcataaaatccacatatttattttatatatcgaaatctcaaattttccataaacataacgggtttatcccatccaattgaacccggaaattctccacaatttctttataatcaacatcataagttccatgaaaattcaactccaccaactcccaaatccaccaatttaaatattccaatttttccaatagcataaatattttttgaaatataataaattgaatcgCATAATATCCCatggcatacttataaaaattgaagtcaccaacataaacaaatattttccttgaaatatttgaaaatcaaaccatgcccaaattaatgttaaaaccacaagaatttcatatataattaaattccacaattctcaataccataaaataattttcacagggcataaatttatataatgcatatttccTTTAATCAAGATAATTTCACcaataattttcacaataaatcaattaaatatttgacacatagaatataattttcaaatatttaaatcacacataatattcaccaatttaattcccgaaattaatttgaaggtgggtcactcacctggagcacacaattaaaccacgatccactatgggatcaattccatgactcaccggtgctcctagaacacaattcacatacagtcaaataaattaatattttatccgggtaaataatacccggtacccggggggtcaaacacaaacgttatccaaaattgacaaattatatgtctatggaaagcttgtgagatgaggatcacattaccaacCTCCATTCAGTTTAATttgaccggcggtggccggaatttggtcggaaagattcggccgaatttaaacttgagggatctctcaaacggtggggattttgggcaatctaaccccgaaAATGGACTcaaaggggtcgaaaatggtggaatagaggtatgggtcgggctgggttggtcgaaaatggcgagaatcgccggaaaaacttaacctgccgccgccgacttcaccagcccgatctgggcgtgtccggcggcgactggccgggaaaattAGAGGTTGAGGTCTGTGTGtttttgtctctgtcgggctcggggaagaagaagggaaggaaaggaaaagaaaagagaaaggtgttttcccacgtggggaaaaggaaaaaagaaaaaaaagaaaagaaaaagaaaggaaaaagaaaataaataaaaaaatacttaaataatattaaagataatattattacataaaataacaataaaataatttggtaataagcatggttgacatgtggcatctcaacatggtgacacatgatcaccttcattaagtcacacgtggcatatcgttatacgtttaaaaaataatattaaaataatacagtatttgaaaaactctacaggtccataactttcaaactacatgtccaaatcggacgtaccgctagtctacggactcatatcgacgaacactttacaaccatgcatgaatcaaagctcaactttgcatgaataaaaagtcaactccggcaccccttggacagtttggacctcaacttgttttgctcataactttcaaaccgtagctccgttttcaacgtgctactagtctacgaactcgtgccaatgtgtacttcgtaacggtacctcagtcaacctagaattccaaccagaacaaaaagtcaacttttggacagtttggacctcaacttgttttgctcataactttcaaaccgtagctccgttttcaacgtgctactagtctacgaactcgtgccaatgtgtacttcgtaacggtacctcagtcaacctagaattccaaccagaacaaaaagtcaacttttgaccccttcagtcaacgatcaaagtcaaagtcaacagtcaacagtcaaagttgaaaattttccgttgtacgttaggacggggtgttacacatacaacctcatatcggactctatctgacttcttgaccttgaattcaaaatttctccttagtgcataaagactaatcttcttctgtagcgcattcttgctcgcaaagatttggttgattcgaatATAGAGAAgaccataaaaaattaaaaagatgcaACACGGAGACTTTTcattatttcacttttttttttttttaaatcataaaaaagaaaaagatgcaacacgaggactttaCATTATTTCACTTTAATTGATGTCATGTGTTgtgaacatatataaatattgatccTGGTGTAACACGATGCCCAAGtggaaattaataattaattattatttttagtgatAATGCATGTTTTTCGTTGTATATCCAAATTAAGATATCATAACATGACGCTTTTAATTAGTTGGCTTCTTAAACAATCTTTCCGTGTGACAATGAATTTGTCAAACTTTTTTTTGCTAGCTATTAAATAAGGTTTGTTTATTTAactgtttgaaattattttattttattttttattaaaaaatattttattttaaatggtttataaattttaaaaacctatttattttaataatgaatTTATCAAAGATAAACATATATTGACCATTggataagaaaaataaaggtATTGATATCTTTCAAAAAGATTTATCAAATCTCTTTATACATAGAACGTACACTTCTTAACCTTCTCCCCATATAAAGATGTTGGTGTGCCCAGCTTTAGTCAGCTACCATTGGATaaggaaaacttttttttttcctttttttcatttcttttcttttagttgTTAGAGCTCTATGAAAGAATAGCTCTTATTTGGTATGATTTCTAATAAAATTGTTTCTggcttttgaaatttaaatttaacttttaaaagtgtttagatagttttttaaaaaagttttagaTAAAACCTGCAATGTATCATATTATATCGTATTTGTTTCATATTATGTTTGTATCAAACTTCTTTCATTCAATCCCAATCTATTAAGctttaatgttaaaataaataattctaaaCATATTGGTTAAATGTTTGTGTATCTTGTAATAAGATTAGTAACATGTTAAactcaattaaatatatatatatatatatatatatatatatgtatatataagaaaaacttttttaaatgaatataattaatacaaaattatatttaattaatcgtTAATAGtacaaaaaagtaataaaagcataaattatgtttacaaaattaaatataaaaatagaagaattaaaatataacatgTAAAAAACTAATATTGACAAGTAATAAATACTTAATAAGTATGATATATATTTCGAAAGTACTCTTTTCAATGTGTTAACGGAttgttgtattttattattaataatctgTTAActaatatgtttttattatattagtacTGTTATGGACTTGACAGTTAAGCAAACTCGAATATTAATAATTTCGTACAAATTCATGTCTTGTTATCTTTTTATGGTTATTTTATAGTTTCAAACCTTAAAAAGAACTTGTAATTGTAATCAATGAAATATGGCTTATCAAAAAGTCCTATTTTAGAAGTTAAAGTTCTAAAGAAGCTGAAGCTTTGAAAACCTAAAGCAAAGGGTATCTCAAATTGGACCTCATGTATGTATTAAAACACACCATGTGATAGCGAAGAAAACACGTGGCCCACGCCACCTAtaaaacagaaataaaataGAGCGCCATTAGGGTCTACCTCTCAAATTATAATTCGTCCTTAATTATTTCGTAATTCTTAATTAACGTATTCTAATAACATTTAATTACTGTATTTTATAGGAACTAATCAGAAATCATACTTCATATATAgagaaatgaaaatatataatacatggCAGGGGTAAGAAAGGAGAGCCTCATTTGGAGGCCAATTATTGTCCTTCATTTCTATAAAGCTAGCCTTCCTTCCTGCTATCAAATTGAGATTTttagaggaaagaaaaatgaagattGAGATTATTAGAAGAGAAATCATAAAACCATCCACACCAACTCCCAATGACTTTAAAAAATTCAACCTCTCTCTTTTGAATCAGCTTGCCCCTCCAGTTTACACTTCCTTGCTCCTTTTCTACCCTAGAAATAATAACGATCATCTAACAACCTACCAAATACACCAACAGCTTAAAAAATCCGTATCTAAAACCCTAACTCGCTTCTTCCCTCTTGCCGGAAGAATCGAAAGTAGCTTCTCCATCGAATGCCATGACTATGGAGCTCATTATACCGAAGCTCGAATTCACTACACCACACTTTTCAGCTTTCTACAACAACCTCTTGATCTTGAAAAAATACAACTATTCCTTCCTATCGAATCCAACTCTCCAAAAGCAGTCTCAATGCCTCTTTTGCTTGTTCAACTCACATCTTTCGAATGTGGTGGAGTCGCACTAGGAATGTGCATGTCACACAAGTTGGCAGACGCAGCCATGATGTTCATGTTCGTCCGGGATTGGGCGGCGATTACGCTTGGCAATCCTCCGGAACAACTTCCCGTCATCAATTTCAATGCAGCTTCATACTTCCCGGTGAAAGATCCAGCATCATTCCAGCTTCCTGCCTTGATATTCAAAAGGGCAAAGTGTGTTACGAAGAGGTATTTGTTCGACGCAAAGAAGATTGCCTCTCTTAAGGCCAAAGCCTCCAGTGTTTCAGTTCAGAAACCAACACGAACCGAAGCTATTACAGCCCTCATATGGAGATGCGCCATGAATGCATCATCAAGATTAAACAAAGGGGTAGCAAAGCACTCGGTGATGCACCATTTTGTGAATTTACGCAGAATAGTAGAGCCGCCCATCTCAGGAAACACTTTGGGAAGCCTTGTGCTCTATTTTTCCACACATGCCGACCAGAGTAAAATagagctgcaagatttggtggcCGAGTTCAGGAAAGGAATGAAAGAATTCCGGGGAAGAGAAGCGAAAAGAATTGGAGGGGATGAGGCAGTCAAAGTGGTTtatgagaaaagaaaagagagaagagagtTGATGAATAAAGATGATACAAACCTGTTTTCATGTACAAGTTTATGTAGCTTTAACTTCTACGATCACGCCGATTTTGGTTTGGGGAAGCCAATATGGATGACTGTTGATTCAGGTGCTTCCCTCAACAACAACATCATCTTGTCAAACATGAGAGAAGGTTATGGGGTAGAGGCTTGGGTGACTCTGAGTGAAAAAGAAATGGCAATTTTTGAAGCTGATCCTGAGCTTCTTTCATTTGCatcatcaaatccaagtgtGTTGGTATTGATGGATAATAATCAACACCACCATAGCAGCCTCTCTAGGCTCTAGAGTATGTTTTATCCAAGTATGACAAAGAGATTGGAAATGCGGAGTTTATGTGTGCCATTTACCATCTCAAAAGGGGCTTACAGCTATAATAAGGTTTATTTGTCAGGGTTTTATGGTGGTTGTTTGAGCAATGAAAGAATAATCAATACTTTTAAGGCGTCTGGAAAATTCTAAGTCAACAATAGCTGACTTTGTAATTAAACCTATGTggaaaggaaataaaaacttcgtattcatttttttaatctcttatTGAGctttaatttatcatttaacTCTTTCGTTTTATTGGCTCAATCCTAGTAAGGTTGACatcaaaaagaaggaaaaaaaataaaaaaataaaaaaaataaaaaagaaggaaaaaagacgcttgtgatttttaaatttacaatttatgCTAAGTAAGGTTTTAACAAAGAGTAGTGAAAGAGGTTGTTAATTATGATGTACTCttcaaaaagatagttattttattattatactacTGAACCTTTTTTAccgtttctttttttaaacttGTTTGGATAAGAAAAGAAGCCAACTTTACGTAATTAATTAGGCATATTATTGAAATCAGAGGCGTCCTCAATTTTAAACTCCTCCAGAGGACAGAGGAGGGAAGTCaataattaatgttaaaaaacaAGATGCTAGATTTAAGCACATAAACTACTAACTTAATTTCTCATGGAAtgatttttctcaaaaaaaaaaattatgaataattaaaaatcttaaCTTAGTTTTTTGCATTcctttggttaaaaaaatctaGCAAGTTTCCTTGAATGTCAAATCAaaaccatttaatttctcatggATTACCTTATTCAAATTCTCTAGCATACGGAATCATTAAGATGGTTTACCCAATCACCAATTTCACCTtttgtaaaatttcttttttaaaaataatatggtataaaCTTTCCATGCTTGTTATAATCCAATTCCTTCAAATTTCCAAAACTACAAAGCTTTAATATTTCTTCAACAATCCCTTGCCTCTATCCCTCAGAAGATGTAAAACTCTATGAACTCTACAAGCTTATTCGCTTGATTCAATGTGTCTTTTTTAGCTCCTCATACTTCAAAAACAACACTTTCTATGCATTTTCTTTAATCTCCTTATGATAACCAAGCATATTGCACTACAACAAAAATTAGTTTTAACAACATTTGATGACaacatgtattaaaaaaaaattgtcaactGTATCTTTTAACAACACTCTTTTTAGATATGTGTctaatataaatgtattttgtcTTTGACAACATAATTTAGAAAGCATGTTGTTAAAGATAcaatataaaaacaaacaaaaacacgttgttaaaaatttaataccACCACAAACATCTCTATGTTGTTAAATCCATGTTAAAAGCTTCGTACAACCACAAATATATGCAAGTTGTCAAAAGTTAATTAATTGACAATTTATTGTcaaaaatctaattaaatagACTTGTTTAATTTATGTCTCATCAAAAgtgatattaataaattttatcaaataaaattaataagataCATTGCTATTTTTTGGTTTACCGAGCAATGAAGACCTGCAACTAGGAACGGCGTGCAATGCCAACAAGCTGAGCTCACGGATCGGTAAATACGTTActaaatgaacaaaaaatagagatatatataaatatatattattttaatacaatACTTTTTTCTGGTAATAAAATACAAGACTTTTACTCACAAGCTCATTATACTTTGAAATGAGACTTCGGTTACAAAACAGAACCCATTACCAAATATgcttgatttatattttataatttattaaattcaatagCTTTAGCTCAGTGGCGGtaccaataaaaatatagtttctctctctctctctctctctcacgtGTCCTCTCCCCCATGGCCATAGTGTTCTAATTTACCTCTTTCTACAGAAACGTCCATTGCCGGCTGTCAAACGTCATTGGAAGTCTATCGTCTTTTTCAATTAGATTAGACATGGGATTGCTGTGGCGACCATCGTCATTTTGGCCGGAGCTACAATGGCAGCCATCACCGGCTCTGGCGATCGATCCAAAACGTTGAGGTCGACACTGCTCATCCGTGACTTCATCATAGTCGTCGGTATTGCATTTTGTGACATTTCCTAGAAAATGTGTTAACTTTCGGCTTTGGGTTTTTAAGAAATTGTGTTCTTGtctttgttttaaattcaaCAATAGAGGTTTTAACTTtagcttttctttcttgttgAAGATTGAGACTTGCAAATGAGTGCTAATTTTGTGAATTGATTTCACCTGGAGGCTGAGTTTGAATTTCCCAATTATTCATTGCATTTATTGCGCCTTTTCTGCCTTTTTCATGTCTATTATTATGCTAGTTCTTGGAATCTTTATGTGGAGTTGTGTTTCTAGTTGAATTCATTTATCTCTTACTTGTCTTCTTCTGAGCAGCCTTACATTGAATTGACAAATAGCTAAGGCACTGGTAAGATTACAGAATTAGAGACTTATATTCAGACAAACAAGCAGAAGTTTGAACGTGTaagttcattaaaaaaatgcttAATACTTCTCTATTTGTTTCTTGAATAATTAGCATGAGATGTGAGCAAACGATATTTGAGTGCAATTTGATTCTCTGAGTGATAGTGTGCTTTAGTATGGGTTTTTGTTAAACTGCAGTCGAAGTTTCTTATAATTGTCTGATGAGTGTATTTGCATATTCCATCAAATGTTCAAATGTGCTGGATGTCACTGCGGATGAGAAGTGATTGCTAATTGAAGGCTTTTAATTGGAGAGACAGAGAAATTGAGTACGTAGATGGGAAAATGTTAATGATAATAACCATAGTTTGATTAATGCCATGGCTTTTGATTGGAAAATATAGTTTTTCTTTATTGCCATATTATAGTACTTTGACCATATTAGGTTTTCTAATGAATTTCTTAACTGAAATCATTTTTGCGTCAAATGGCGACCTACATGTGGTGTTGTAAAGTGGTtcacaataaaacaaaaagaatccAAGTGTGTATCATAATTCAATAtgatttcttatttctttttgaaGAATAATGGCTAAAGTATGAACTTCCATTTGGATGACTTTTTTCAGACATGGTTTGTAATTGTGAACGATTCTTGTCACCGCTCCAAAATTTATTGTAAAAGAAGTCACTGTCACAAGGCATTAGCTTTTGGTTCTTGTTTCTAATAATGTGTAGTGGAGGTGGACTATAAACTTGGAATTGTCAGTTTGGTATTTTCGATGTTGGTTGTAGATTTTTGAGTGGTGATATGAATTACATATTTGTGCAAAATAAATTGATCAGTAAACGAGTGAGACTAT
Proteins encoded:
- the LOC107412854 gene encoding BAHD acyltransferase At5g47980 — translated: MPLLLVQLTSFECGGVALGMCMSHKLADAAMMFMFVRDWAAITLGNPPEQLPVINFNAASYFPVKDPASFQLPALIFKRAKCVTKRYLFDAKKIASLKAKASSVSVQKPTRTEAITALIWRCAMNASSRLNKGVAKHSVMHHFVNLRRIVEPPISGNTLGSLVLYFSTHADQSKIELQDLVAEFRKGMKEFRGREAKRIGGDEAVKVVYEKRKERRELMNKDDTNLFSCTSLCSFNFYDHADFGLGKPIWMTVDSGASLNNNIILSNMREGYGVEAWVTLSEKEMAIFEADPELLSFASSNPSVLVLMDNNQHHHSSLSRL